The nucleotide window CTTCCATCACTGAGCCCAAGGGCAGGTCAGCAGAAGGCCCAGGGCATCCCAAGATTTACCTCCACCTACTGGCTCTCTGTGAGACTCAATCACTGGAAAAGCCTCTGGTGGTACCCAAGTTGTATGAAATAGGTTTTCAGTGAGTCACTAGGTAGGGACAAGTGTTGTTTACCAGGTTAATACGAATTGAAACTTGTTGCCAGTGTTGGGTCTGAATCCACTCAGCAAAATTATCAGAGTACACCAAAGCTAGCCATCACCCGCTTGGGACCCACAGACCTTTGTGGTGGGGTGTCATCTCAGGGGGTGCAGGGCCAACCCATTTTATATCTCTGCCTTTCCTATCAGTCTCAATTTAGGTTCCTCTGTAAATCATTCATTATAAGACTTCTATTCACCTAATGTTCAGGAGGTTTTTCAGGTTGACTGTTCCATACTTACTTGCAACTCCAATATGGTCCTGGAAAGAGGTAAGTGTTCCTTCCACCTACTCCCCTGCCATCTTGCTCCTTCAAAggagatgtttaaaaaatatattgaacaaaatgaaaataagttccctggctgggtggttcagtttgttggagcatcatcctgtatatcaaaaggttgtgggtttgatcctcattCAGGgaacacacctaggttgcaggtttgatccccagttagggcacgtacTGGAAgcaactggtcgatgtttctctctcacattgatctctccctctctctctccctccctccctcccttcctccttccctccctctatctctctaaaatcaataaacatattctcaggtgaggattaaaaacagaaaaaagtatatGATACATCAAGATTTGTGAGATTCTGCTAAAACAGAGAGGGgaatttataacattaaatgttTACATTAGAGAAAGAAGGTCTCAAACCAATAGTCTTAATGCTTTCttcaagaacaaataaaagaagtGCAAAGCAAACCCAAACCAagcagaaagatgaaaataataaagataggagcagaaatcaataaaattgaaaacaggaaaagaatggagaaaaatcaatgaaacaaaaagccaattcttcaggaaaaaaaaaatcaatgcaatcGACAAACCTCCAGTAAGACtgacacaaaaaaaaaaaaaaaacacacacaaattacCAAAATCAGGAATGAAGCAGGGGATATCTATCACTACTGATTCTTCACTTATTGAAGGGTTAATAAGAGAATACTACAAATAACTTCCAGTTTATAAATTCAATGCGGAGAAAATGGACCAACTTCTTAAAACCTACAAGCTACCGAAACTCTACCAAGATGAAATAGATAATCTTAATAGTCCTGTAACCattaaagaaattacattttataatcaaAGAGTTCCCAGAAAAGAAATCTTTAGGTCTAGGTTTTTTACACTGGAGAATTTTACTacatattcaaagaagaattaacaccaatgtTATACAATGTCTTCCAGAAAACAGGAGGTGGAAACTCTTCCTACTGTTATCCTGATTCCAGAACTAGTTGAAGACaacacacaaaagaagaaaactatagaccaatatctttcttgaacctagatgcaaaaattctgaacaaaaaTTTAGCAAATCCAAtccaataatatataaaaaggataatacactatgatcaagtagACTTATTCCAGGTCTGCAGGGTTGGTTCAACATTAAAAACTCAATCAATATAATTTACCATAACACcagaacaaagaaggaaaaacatataATCATATCAGTTAAtgctgaaaaggcatttgacaaaattcaacaccaaatcatgataaaaaaattttaaaaacttggtgCACTAGGAATAGAGGGGAATTTTCTCAACCTCTTAAAGagcatctctaaaaataaacctaTATCTAGCATCATAGttaatgcataaaaaataaatgctttctctctaagatcaggaacaagacaaggatatacATCCAttattcttattcaacatagcactagaagtcctagcccttaaagtaaggcaagaaaaagaagtaaaaaacatataaaccataaagaaagaaattgttcTTATTTGCAGCTAGCATAattgtctacatagaaaatctcaagtattttacaaaaacactcttagaactaataagtgagttcAGCAAGTTCAGAGGATATGCAATACACAAAAACAACCACATTTTATATACTAGTGATGAATATATGGAAATTGAATTTTAAGACATGGTACAATAGCAATCACTATATAGATgaaatctgtccagaaaaagtccagccattgttaatataatgagaacggtttgcgtgacatcagtgtaacctggcagtcaaggagagtggactgcagtgtacatgcgtgaacaatgacgacttcactgaactagtcagtggggctggtagataccattgagtgagcatgtgcattgtgtggtcatcacattcaaaatgactgagcgagtagagcaatggatctacatgaaattttgcattaggcttgaatATTCTAGCTGAAATTATTCTGATAagtcagaaggccacaactatgcttcattacaacaacatgcctcctcatgcatcacatcttgtgcagttttttttgcaaaacatcaaatcatccaggtgactcagctccctacagcccagatttggcaccttgcaacttgtggcttttccccaaactaaaatcatctttgaaagggaagagatttcagaccattgatgagattcagaaaaatatgatggggcagctgatggtgactgggagaactgtgtgaggtcccaaagtgcctacttggaaggggactgaggcatcattgtcctgtgtacaatgtttcttgtatcttgtatttttttcaatgaatgtctctattttttcatattacatggctgcataccttctggacagatggtgtgtgtgtgtgtgtgtgtgtgtgtgtgtaaaacctCATCAAAATCTGTAAATTACAAAATGgtgataaaagaaatcaaagaatacCTAAATTGATCTATAAATTTAATGCATGTTCTACCAAAATCTcagcaaagcttttttttttgcagagataGTCCCACTTATTGCAAAATGtatatggagaggcaaaagaATTAGAGTGCCTAAAACAATATTGTTAAAGAaggataaagtagaaaaatgacTCTAATCAATGCTCAGGCTTACTATATAGCTATGAAAattgattgccctggctggcgtagctcagtggattgagctcggtctgcgaaccaaagtgtcgcaggttcgattcccagtcagggtacatgcctgggttgcaggccatgacccccagcaaccgcacattgatgtctctctctccctctctctctctctctctctctctttctccctcccttccctctctaaaaataaataaataaaatccttaaaaaagaaaaaaaagaaaattgagacagTGTGATACTGGTGGAAAGAGtgacacagataaatggaacagaatagagaacccagaaatagactcacacaaATGCAAAAATGATTTTGACAAAGGTGGAAAAGCCATTTAAAGGAGGAGGGACAGTCTTCTCAAACAATGCTGCTGGAACAATTGGACAgccatatgaaaataaaagaatcttGGTCTAAACCTtacatcatatataaaaattaactcaaaattataagtgatttaattataaaacaagtcacaaaacttttagaaaaaacatagaacaaaatactgaaatctgccctggctggtgtggctcagtgccttgagtgctggcctgagaaccaaagggctgccggttcaagtccctgtcaggtcacatgcctgggttgcgggccaggccccagtggggggtactcaagaggcaaccacacactgatgtttctctccctctctttctccttcccttccccctttctaaaaataaatacctagatagatagatagatagatagatagatagatagaaaatcCTCTAATCTTAGGGCTAGGTGAAGAATTCTTAGACTTGATACCAAAAGTATGAtccataaaagagaaaagatgataAATTTAACCTcgccaaaattaaaaactttgctCTATGGAGGCCCATATGAAGAGGATGAAATGACAAGCtataaactggaagaaaatacttCCAAACCACAAATCTGACAAAGgactagtatctagaatatataaagcatTCTCAAAACTAACAtatgtaaagaattttttaaactcaacaagaaaaaataccaaacaattcaattagaaaatgagaaaaagatacgCACTGACATTCAGTGAGGAGGACATTTCAGTGAgtgatggcaaataagcacatgaaaggtgatcagcatcattagtcaccagggaaatgtaaattaaaacaacacacctatcagaatggttaaaataaaaaaaaaattaaaaagccctggctggcctagctcagtggattgagcgcaggctgcgaatcaaagggtcaccagttcaattcccagtcagggcacatgcccaggttgggGGCCAGGTCACCAGagagggccacgtgagaggcaaccgcacattgatgtttctgtccctttctttctcctctctctaaaaaataaattaaaaaaatagtgacaacaccaaatgctgacaaagaTGCAGAGAAAGTGTATCACTCACAtgttgctgatgggaatgtacaatggcacagccactgtgacATAAAATATGGCAGTTTTAATCAAAGTAAACTTCCACATACCATTCAACCCAGCAATAGGCTCTTGATCATTTgcctcagagaaatgaaaatgtatgtccacacaaaaacctgtacacaaatatTCTTAGCAGCTTTATTTCCAAGAACGCCAAACTGGAAAGAATCCAGATATCCTTCCAGCGGTATAGCCATATGTTGGAAcactatttagcaataaaaaggaatggacaACTTGGATGAATGGGAAACAGCCATTCTCTAAATGAtaattatagaaatggaaaacagatcaTGGGTGTCTAAACTGTTAAGAGCATAAACAAGCCCTGGAATTAGATTGGCTTCTAGATCCAGCTCTACCACTTGCTAGCGGGAGTTTGCCTTAAATTGCTTGATCTCTTGGAGTCTTACTTTCCTTGTGCATAACatggttttcattcatttattcagttggTCAAGGAGAATTGATTTACAGGTACTGAGGATATAGACAGATACGTTTGCCTTCATAGAGCTGTCACGGAGGGGGAAGATGAGAGAGGCAATAATTCATATATTGAATACATACGCAGAGATTTACTACAAGGAAAAGTAAAGCAAGGCgaggtgaaagaagagaaaacatataGAGCATTTAGCAATTGCTAGAACATAGCAAGGTGTTCAAAAATATCAGTTGTTAGCCCCTTATCGAAggaattatttgcaaatatcttttcccattttacttcccattttgttttattgatggttgTTGGAAACAAACAGACTGACTCATAAACACAGGTAACAAAAGGGCAGTTACCaaaaggggaggaggtgggggagaataaagagggtaaagggggtcaaatgcatgatgatggaaggagactagacctTCTGTAgtgaacacacagtgcaatatgctgatgatgtattgtagaatcgTACACCTGAAAGTTAGATAATGTTACTTACCATTGTGGCCccaataaattatacatatataatttattatatataacacacacattgttattaataatcagaaaaatacaaattgaaacaaCACTGGTACAAGTTAAAGAGAAGCAATTACCAGGCTGGGCCTATAGTAAAATTGCAAGGATCCTGAGAAAGGTTTTTCACAATGCATGTTCACTACTTACTATCAAAGTGTTCAGACTCAACATAGTACTCTCTTTCCAACAGTTACTTCCAACCACTCCCATGGACTAGGTACAGGTACACCAATTCTCCCAAATGTGAGTCTGCAGCTCAGATCATGCACCTGAGCTCATACCTGTGTCTATAACACATCTCTGGTTGGCTGTCCCCCTTTCTCATCCCCATGTCTTACACCAGGCCTGGCCCCTCCTTGTTCCCAGTGAATGCACCAATGAGTCACCACACCAGAATCTTGGAATCATCCTAATTACCTCCTTGTCCCTCACCCCTGTACATTCGTCATTTCCAGAGCTCCTGCTAATACTTCATCTGCAATGTTGTTTGAATCTGCCCCCTCCTACTCCACCTCACAGTCACAGACCTGGGTCTCACCGTTCTGTTTCTCGCTGGCATTGCTGAAATAGACCTGACTCATCTTCTCCAAGCCACTCACACCTCCTTCAAACCAGTAATTTTTCTAAAGCACAAAGCTGATTTTGTCCTTAAAATctttcagtggcttcccattgtCTACCTGCATGGTAAAGTTCAAGAGTCTTAAAATGTAGCAGCCCTCTGTGCTCCAAACTGCCTCGCCACCATCTTTTCTCCAATGAGCTTTCCACCCATTCCTCCCAGCTTGCCTCTCCCATTGTAATGTGAATTCCTTGAGAGCAGGTACTAGATCTTAATCATCTCCGCATCCCTGGTTCACAATACAGAGCCTGAGACAGAGTAGGCATGCAATAAGCGTTGGGCGAAGGAAtgaatttattctaaaaaaaatcatttgactgAAAGGAAAAGCCATATGAagcaatatttataataaaaagtgcAAAAAACTAAATGTTCAACAATAAAGAACTTTTATTAATTATGGGACAATCATTTAATGGAATGTGATACAGCTGTTAAAATACTAATTATGAAGATTATGTAGCAACTCAGAGTGTTTGTAATACAATAAAAGCAAACTGGAACATGGTCTGTATGCTAggattaaaattatgtaaaagtaTGCATGCACACAAACCGATCAGAATGAGAACAGGAACAAATGAATACAGATGATGTGTTTAGTGTGTTTGGGGAGATGGTGTTTGTGATTTTCATAGCTCTTTCCAAATTCcatttattattgttaaaatgtcatttGTGCTTAAATAGAaattgacagaaagaaaaaatacactagaaaggGTGCTTTGACTTTTCTCAAGTCCTTTGATAAACCATggtacaaaaaaaacaaaccactgaCCTGGAAGACAAGAAACCAGCCCCCACCCGACCCTCACCCCtaactggctgtgtgatctttttttagagtttatttatgtattatagagagaggggaagggaaggagaaagagagggagagaaacatcaatgtatggatGCCTGTCCCATGTCCCCCACTGGAAAccccacctgcaacccaggcatgtgacctgactgggaattgaaccggcaaccctttggttcacaggccggtgcacaatccactgagccacaccagccaggagtgaCTGCGTGATCTTGATTAAGATTTTCAGCTTTAGTCTTGGCTggtctagctcagtggattgagcatggacctgtgAATCAGAGGGCTGCCGGTTGGATTCCAAgcccagggtacatgcctaggttgcaggccaggtccccagcgccgggggcatgtgagagacaaccacacagtgatgtttctatccctctctttctcttccccttcccctctctctaaaaataaataaaatcttttaaaaaagaaaaaaaaaagatttttagctCTAAGTAGCCATTTCTCTTATCCTGTCCAGCTGGAAGTCCCATGGTTATTCGTCACTCCCAAATCAACTCCCTTCATTTCTGTTAGCAGCACCACTGTCTTCCCCGGTGCCCTCAGACTGAAAATCTCAGAATCCACCTTCCATTGCCTCACCATTTTCACGCTCTCTCTAATCCCCAGCTCCAATCAATTGCCTGTCCTTCCCAATAATCATGTATAATGTGCTTTACTATGGACCTAGTTTTAGACAAAGTCCTTGCCCATGTAATGAATACTGTCTGGTTGAGAAAAGCTAACAGTTTTTGTTTCGCTTGCTCCTCTGCAGATTTCTGAGGGGCGAAGTGAAGGgtagagacagagacaggtaAAACAGAACCTCCTGAATTAGGAGCTTGACTTGGTGGTGGGAGGAGTTCAGGCACAGGCTGGATGTTCTCTGGGATAGTCTAGTAAGACCTAGCACAATGAGTCGGGTGTAGACTCAATTAATTCACTTAACGAGTATTTGCCAAGTGTTGGACACAATGCCAAGCTCTCTGTTAGGTGGCAAAGGACCTGCCCAGATGAATTAGGGCAGGCTCAGTCATAGAGATGCTCACAGTCTGGTGGAGgacagacaaggaaaggaaacagcCCAACATGCTAAGTGCTCTCACCTTCCATTTGAACAGAGGGCTCTGGGGCAGAAGAATGTGGGATGCACCCTGCTtgaggggcctgggggctcaAGGAGCCAGAGGGATTTGAGTCGGGTGTGTCTCCAAGGCTGAAGAGATTAGGGGCCCAGGAATGGGGTTGGGCTGTCCACAGCAGTTCCAAGGTGCGAAATCAGCTTTCTCAGAGCTGCAATAGTTTGGAAAGGCTTAGGCGctgaggtttggggtgggggaggggcacaatgGGTGTCCAGGCACAGGAGGCagtgggtgaggggcagagggactTGAAGGGCCCAGGAAGGAGGGCCAAGGGTAGTTTCAAAGTAGGGAAATAGCATGATCAATATAAGTTTTAATTAGATAGCTGGATGGTCTCTAATGTTGCCTCTCTTCTCTGAGACTTTATAAGTGCCAAATGTGTAGTACAGGAAACGAGGGGCAAGGCGCTAAGGTTCAAGGAGGGTTTCtattctccctctccctacccTCCACTCTCTGGACAATCTGCAGAGAAGcaagacaggggaaaaaaaatgttgattctTCCCAACTTACAGTATAGGCAGATTGCCTGGCTCGAGAGAGCTGGGAAGAAGGGGCAGACCAAATATGtttaagaaataatatgaaatatttattaaaatgtattctatTGCTTATACAATCATGTGTATGTGGGACTTAAAGTAGCCCCTCTTTGCACTGTGCTAGAAGGCAGGGAGTTTGTCTAGCTCATCTTGGCATTTCCAAGACCCAACACAGCATCATGCACCTCACAGGAGGAGGAcggggagggaaaggcagggaggaaaTTGCGTTTAGCCGACCTCCCTGTTTAGGTGGCCTTTTCCAAGCTCCGGACCTATGACCTCCCACCAGCAGGTGGCAAGATAGAATCCCGGAGAGCCTTGATAGGGCAGGGTGGGCGGAGCGTCCAAGGTCGGCGCGCGCAGCCTCCTATCCTTTTTTCTTGGTGCACCGGAAAGAGGCGGTCCTCTTTCTGTGCCTAGAGCAGCCATGGTAAGGCAACTTGTTTGCGAGCTCTTGGGACGCTATCAGCCTCCATCCATCCAGAGCTGGGGCTATCTGGGGTTTCTGAACCCTTGCAGGGAGTGATCAGGCAGAGGCAAAGGGAGTGTGGTCTGCGGGACTGGCCCAAGTGACCTGGAGGGCGAGAGCGAACGCGGTCCTGGCGAGGGGGTGGTGACGAGAATCGGTGTTCCTGGCTGAAAGGCCCCGGTCTCAGGCCGGCTACGCTTACTGCGACCCTGGGAGGAGCAGccgatggacctggagggtagaCCGCGCGGGCCAGGGCTGGTGGGCGGCAGCTGCAACCATCAGAAAGGCATTTTTCTTGGTCCTTGTCTTTTTGGCACGGCCTGACTTTGCATAGTGTGGCCAGTAAGCATCTGTACACAGCATTCAATAGGCTTCCTTCCGCTTTTTAAAGTGAAAGCCGGCGTCAGCTTTTGGGCTTGAGAGTAAAGGGGTGCAGTTATTGGCACGTGGTTTTGCTGAGGTCAGACTGACCTCGCGCCGGACACTTTAGGCCAGACGGTCATGTTGCGAAAATGCTTCTGTTTGAGGCAGAAGCACAGATTGGGTTCCAGTCCATATTTGTTGCTGGATGGCTGTGTGCCAAGAGGTCTAACCCCTGTCCATTTCGCCAGCATAGcgtcccaggaaaaaaaaaaaagtcttaagcAGATACAGTTTTAAGCAGTAACATGAAAATACAAAACTCTCCCTCAGGCTCGTGGTCCCAAGAAGCATCTGAAGCGCGTAGCAGCTCCAAAGCATTGGATGCTGGATAAACTGACTGGTGTGTTTGTAAGTATTGCTGCTTCGGAATTGCGTTTTCTACATTGTATCTGAAGGGACACAGTGTCTTTACCAGTTATACTGACACGATTTAAGGGACATATTTTATACTGTTACTTTGTATCAGACATCCCTGGTTAGTGTGCCCATAAATGTTTCTCGCAGTGCTCTCCCGTAAGATTTATGTACTTCATTTATTCCACATACCCCATAGTACACTTAAACATGGACTCAGGACCCCCGTGTTCTTAACAGGCCTGGTCCTCTGAAAGGAGGATAAAGCTGTAAAACTTGAAGGAATGGAACAGTTATATAAGCTTTAAATACCCCTTGTTGACCCAAATTACGGGGGGGGGCGGTGATGGGCAATATGGTGTCTAGGTAATAGTTCTCAGGACTTGGTGGGTTTATGTGAATTCCAACAGTAGTTTGAGAgggttctgtttgtttgttttttaatcatcttACAGGCTCCTCGGCCATCTACCGGTCCCCACAAGCTGAGAGAATGTCTCCCTCTCATCATTTTCTTAAGGAACAGACTTAAGTATGCCCTAACAGGAGATGAAGTAAAGAAGATCTGCATGCAGCGGTTCATTAAGATTGATGGCAAGGTCCGAACTGATATAACCTACCCTGCTGGTTTTATGGGTAAGTGGTTAGTGGTTGGCTCTTGGCGGTGGCTCCTTgaaacattaaaacattaaagATTAGCTAGCCAGCATCATTAGTCATAGGAATCCTTGTTGGTATTTGAAATGGGAAGCATAcggtttgtcttcctggagttgtATAGTTGTACAGCATGGGATTGTGGGGGTCACCATAGTAACCTTAGCTACTGTTTGATATCAGATGTGATCAGCATTGACAAGACTGGAGAGAATTTCCGTCTGATCTATGACACCAAGGGTCGCTTTGCTGTTCATCGCATTACACCTGAGGAGGCCAAGGTGAGTGTTGCAAGCAGACTGGGTTTTCACAAAGCGATATTACTCGGTTTTAAGCTAGAGCCTGAAGTAAGTCCATGGGCTGGTCCTTTGGGGTGATGTAGGTAGATGAAGATTACTTACAATCTTATACTTGAAAATATCCAGTTAGCAATTTGGTGAGATTCTTTCATATGTGCAATTTTGTGGTATTAAAAGCCTTTCTAATAGCTGTATAGCAGTCTGTTGCTGAGTATCTAATAACCCCCATTTTTAAGTTAACAGCCTCAGtagattttcccttttttagGGCAGAAATAAATTACAGTTGAATAGTGACTTCCTGGttgccttccttttttttttcctttttccctttttttttttttttaaggcaaggaAAGTGATTTCTCTAAGAACATTTACAAGTACCCAAAGTAAGGGCCTTTTAAGGATAAAAAGGACCAGAAAAGCAATATTTAGTCCACTCCAGTTGGTCCTTTGTAGTGTCTCCATTTGAAGGTCTAGTTTTACTCTGAAGGGGAAAGGTGTTAATGGAGGTGACTGAAAATCCTTGGACACCCTTTGAGGTAGCTCAAAAAGGATTACAGACATTGATTATTTCATTCAATTTGTTGTGACGATTTTACACAAAGTTTTAAGGTTTCCTGAATTATTGGCTGTAAATGAAGGTTAATTTAATTGGGTGATTTAACTCCTAATTCCCTTAGCTGCCTTGTTATCTGCAGGCTGGAGGGCATGTCCATGACATGAAGGTGATTTGATTTACTTTTAAGGATGTCTGAGAGTGACAGATCCAAATTTGAAATGCTTTGTGAGGCTATTTGTTGATTGGATTAACTTCTAATGCAATTGCAGTTTTTGAGGCACAACTCAGTTGTGAGGCAGAGGGAGCCATTAAGAGGCACTTTTTAGGAAGGGTGGAGTGAGTTAGGGGGAAGCATTGGAGGGGAGTGGCGAGGGGCTTAAAAAGcctggggaaaggagggtgaTCAGCCCACCCTACCCAGGAACTGGAGTTTATGGTGCTTTTTCACTGCCTTGGACTTGAACATGGGAGTGATGCAGTGTTACAAGGAAAATCCATGATGAAACTAGCCTAGGGAGGGGCAGCATACAAGATAAACTTGTGGAAGGTAGGAAGAAAAATTAGGGACACCATCATTCTGCTGCAGTTCAGGAAACCAGCGCTGCCCGTGTAGGACTGTGTCCTTCGGCTGCTAATGGCATTTTTAGGCTGCTAACTTG belongs to Phyllostomus discolor isolate MPI-MPIP mPhyDis1 chromosome X, mPhyDis1.pri.v3, whole genome shotgun sequence and includes:
- the RPS4X gene encoding LOW QUALITY PROTEIN: 40S ribosomal protein S4, X isoform (The sequence of the model RefSeq protein was modified relative to this genomic sequence to represent the inferred CDS: substituted 3 bases at 3 genomic stop codons) — its product is MTSHQQVARXNPGEPXXGRVGGASKVGARSLLSFFLGAPERGGPLSVPRAAMARGPKKHLKRVAAPKHWMLDKLTGVFAPRPSTGPHKLRECLPLIIFLRNRLKYALTGDEVKKICMQRFIKIDGKVRTDITYPAGFMDVISIDKTGENFRLIYDTKGRFAVHRITPEEAKYKLCKVRKIFVGTKGIPHLVTHDARTIRYPDPLIKVNDTIQIDLETGKITDFIKFDTGNLCMVTGGANLGRIGVITNRERHPGSFDVVHVKDANGNSFATRLSNIFVIGKGNKPWISLPRGKGIRLTIAEERDKRLAAKQSSG